The Pseudofrankia inefficax genome window below encodes:
- a CDS encoding MaoC/PaaZ C-terminal domain-containing protein encodes MRYDEVEIGAELPAGSFRLRRADLVRYAGTSGDFNPIHWNEKVAAEVGLPGVIAHGMLTMATAGRVVTDWAGDPGAICEYGVKFSSPVVVPNDDTGALVEVRGTVEKKLDGNRVVVNLVVRCDGNKVLMAARATARLA; translated from the coding sequence GTGCGTTATGACGAGGTCGAGATCGGCGCCGAGCTCCCGGCGGGCTCCTTCCGGCTCCGTCGTGCGGACCTCGTCCGCTACGCCGGCACCTCCGGTGACTTCAACCCGATCCACTGGAACGAGAAGGTCGCTGCCGAGGTCGGCCTGCCCGGCGTCATCGCGCACGGAATGCTGACGATGGCCACCGCTGGCCGGGTCGTCACCGACTGGGCTGGCGACCCCGGCGCGATCTGCGAGTACGGCGTCAAGTTCTCGTCGCCGGTCGTCGTGCCGAACGACGACACCGGCGCGCTCGTCGAGGTGCGCGGCACCGTCGAGAAGAAGCTCGACGGCAACCGCGTCGTCGTGAACCTGGTCGTCCGCTGCGACGGCAACAAGGTCCTCATGGCCGCCCGAGCCACCGCCCGCCTCGCCTGA
- the rplJ gene encoding 50S ribosomal protein L10 — protein MANPEKSAAVAEITAEFRDSTAAVLTEYRGLTVAQITELRRSLGEKTKYTVVKNTLTKIAAERAGVTGLDDLLVGPTGVAFVGGDPVEAAKVLREFARANQALIVKGGFVEGKAMSADDIRKLADLESREVLLAKLAGAMNGSLAKAVGLFAAPLSQAARLAEALRAKREAEGTAEASAQPEPAVAAE, from the coding sequence ATGGCGAACCCTGAGAAGAGCGCCGCCGTGGCGGAGATCACCGCGGAGTTCCGTGACTCCACCGCGGCTGTCCTGACCGAGTACCGCGGCCTGACTGTCGCCCAGATCACCGAGCTGCGTCGGTCGCTGGGCGAGAAGACCAAGTACACGGTCGTCAAGAACACCCTCACCAAGATCGCTGCAGAGCGTGCCGGCGTGACTGGCCTGGACGACCTGCTCGTCGGCCCGACCGGCGTCGCGTTCGTCGGCGGTGACCCGGTCGAGGCGGCGAAGGTTCTGCGCGAGTTCGCCCGCGCGAACCAGGCCCTGATCGTCAAGGGCGGCTTCGTCGAGGGCAAGGCGATGTCGGCTGACGACATTCGCAAGCTCGCCGACCTGGAGTCTCGCGAGGTCCTGCTGGCCAAGCTGGCCGGGGCCATGAACGGTTCGCTGGCCAAGGCCGTCGGGCTGTTCGCCGCCCCGCTGTCGCAGGCGGCCCGGCTCGCCGAGGCGCTGCGCGCCAAGCGCGAGGCGGAGGGCACCGCCGAGGCGTCCGCCCAGCCTGAGCCGGCTGTCGCCGCCGAGTAG
- the rplL gene encoding 50S ribosomal protein L7/L12, with product MAKLSTVELLDAFKEMTLLELSEFVKQFEDTFGVTAAAPVAVAAVAGGPGAPAAAVEEEQDEFDVILEAAGDKKIQVIKEVRALTSLGLKEAKDLVDGAPKPVLEKVAKEAADKAKAALEGAGATVTVK from the coding sequence ATGGCGAAGCTCTCGACCGTCGAGCTGCTCGACGCGTTCAAGGAAATGACGCTGCTCGAGCTGTCCGAGTTCGTGAAGCAGTTCGAGGACACCTTCGGCGTCACCGCCGCCGCGCCGGTCGCGGTCGCGGCGGTCGCCGGTGGTCCCGGCGCCCCCGCTGCTGCCGTCGAGGAGGAGCAGGACGAGTTCGACGTCATTCTCGAGGCCGCTGGCGACAAGAAGATCCAGGTCATCAAGGAGGTGCGCGCCCTGACGAGCCTCGGCCTCAAGGAGGCCAAGGACCTCGTGGACGGCGCGCCGAAGCCGGTCCTGGAGAAGGTCGCCAAGGAGGCGGCGGACAAGGCCAAGGCCGCCCTCGAAGGCGCCGGCGCCACCGTCACCGTCAAGTAG
- the rpoB gene encoding DNA-directed RNA polymerase subunit beta translates to MAASRSASRISFAKIVEPLEVPDLLALQTQSFDWLIGSDAWQERVQDSVDAGRDDVPLTSGLEEVFEEISPIEDFSGSMSLSFRDHRFEPPKYSVEECKDKDMTFSAPMFVTAEFTNNTTGEIKSQTVFMGDFPLMTTKGTFVINGTERVVVSQLVRSPGVYFEKSLDKTSDKDLFSCKVIPSRGAWLEFEIDKRDTVGVRIDRKRRQSVTVLLKALGWDEARILERFGDYPSMRVTLEKDHTSGQDDALLDIYRKLRPGEPPTRESAQTLLENLFFNPKRYDLAKVGRYKVNKKLELHVEGATGVLTEDDIVRTIEYVVKLHEGTDPAYEVDDIDHFGNRRLRTVGELIQNQVRLGLARMERVVRERMTTQDVEAITPQTLINIRPVVASIKEFFGTSQLSQFMDQTNPLAGLTHKRRLSALGPGGLSRERAGMEVRDVHPSHYGRMCPIETPEGPNIGLIGSLSTFARVNPFGFVETPYRKVVAGRVTDQIDYLTADEEDRHVVAQANAPLTADGSFAEDRVLVRRKGGEVEFIPPDEVDYMDVSPRQMVSVATAMIPFLEHDDANRALMGSNMQRQSVPLLRSESPLVGTGMEARAAKDAGDVVVCQQAGVVEDLSADYITVMHDDGTRRTYRLAKFRRSNQGTCINQKPIVDEGARVEAGQVIADGPCTDNGEMALGKNLLVAFMPWEGHNYEDAIILSQRLVQDDVLSSIHIEEHEVDARDTKLGPEEITRDIPNVAEEVLADLDERGIIRIGAEVNPGDVLVGKVTPKGETELTPEERLLRAIFGEKAREVRDTSLKVPHGESGKVIGVRVFSREDGDELPPGVNELVRVYVAQKRKITDGDKLAGRHGNKGVIAKIMPQEDMPFLEDGTPVDVVLNPHGVPRRMNIGQILETHLGWVAKTGWQVDSGDEEWKERLRSIGVDSAAPGTNVATPVFDGAREEEITGLLDATLPNRDGVQLIGSSGKAKLFDGRTGEQYPYPVAVGYIYILKLLHLVDDKIHARSTGPYSMITQQPLGGKAQFGGQRFGEMEVWALEAYGAAYALQELLTIKSDDVHGRVKVYEAIVKGENIPEPGIPESFKVLIKEMQSLCLNVEVLSSDGVQIEMRDTDEDVFRAAEELGIDLSRREPSSVEEV, encoded by the coding sequence TTGGCCGCCTCGCGCTCCGCCTCCCGCATCTCGTTCGCCAAGATTGTCGAGCCCCTTGAGGTCCCGGATCTACTTGCCCTGCAGACCCAGTCCTTCGACTGGCTGATCGGCAGCGATGCCTGGCAGGAGAGGGTCCAGGACTCCGTCGACGCCGGCCGCGACGATGTACCGCTGACTTCCGGTCTCGAGGAGGTCTTCGAGGAGATCTCTCCGATCGAGGACTTCTCGGGCTCCATGTCCCTTTCGTTCCGGGATCACCGGTTCGAGCCGCCCAAGTACTCCGTCGAGGAGTGCAAGGACAAGGACATGACGTTCTCGGCGCCGATGTTCGTCACCGCCGAGTTCACCAACAACACCACCGGTGAGATCAAGAGCCAGACCGTGTTCATGGGCGACTTCCCGCTCATGACCACGAAGGGCACCTTCGTCATCAACGGCACCGAGCGGGTGGTCGTCAGCCAGCTCGTCCGTTCGCCCGGCGTGTACTTCGAGAAGTCGCTCGACAAGACGTCCGACAAGGACCTGTTCTCCTGCAAGGTGATCCCGTCCCGGGGTGCCTGGCTGGAGTTTGAGATCGACAAGCGTGACACCGTTGGCGTCCGCATCGACCGCAAGCGCCGCCAGTCCGTCACCGTGCTGCTCAAGGCGCTCGGCTGGGACGAGGCCCGCATCCTGGAGCGCTTCGGCGACTACCCGTCGATGCGGGTCACCCTGGAGAAGGACCACACCTCCGGCCAGGACGACGCGCTGCTGGACATCTACCGCAAGCTGCGGCCGGGTGAGCCGCCGACGCGTGAGTCCGCCCAGACGCTGCTGGAGAACCTCTTCTTCAACCCGAAGCGCTACGACCTGGCCAAGGTCGGCCGCTACAAGGTGAACAAGAAGCTGGAGCTGCACGTCGAGGGCGCCACCGGCGTGCTCACCGAGGACGACATCGTCCGCACGATCGAGTACGTCGTGAAGCTGCACGAGGGCACCGACCCGGCCTACGAAGTGGACGACATCGACCACTTCGGCAACCGGCGGCTGCGCACGGTCGGCGAGCTGATCCAGAACCAGGTGCGGCTCGGCCTCGCCCGGATGGAGCGGGTCGTCCGCGAGCGGATGACCACCCAGGACGTCGAGGCGATCACGCCGCAGACCCTGATCAACATCCGGCCGGTCGTCGCCTCCATCAAGGAGTTCTTCGGCACCAGCCAGCTGTCCCAGTTCATGGACCAGACCAACCCGCTGGCCGGCCTGACCCACAAGCGCCGCCTGTCGGCGCTCGGCCCCGGTGGTCTGTCCCGTGAGCGGGCCGGCATGGAGGTCCGGGACGTCCACCCGAGCCACTACGGCCGGATGTGCCCGATCGAGACGCCGGAAGGCCCGAACATCGGCCTCATCGGCTCGCTGTCGACGTTCGCGCGGGTCAACCCGTTCGGGTTCGTCGAGACCCCGTACCGCAAGGTCGTCGCCGGCCGGGTCACCGACCAGATCGACTACCTGACCGCGGACGAGGAGGACCGGCACGTCGTCGCCCAGGCGAACGCCCCGCTGACCGCGGACGGCTCCTTCGCCGAGGACCGGGTGCTCGTCCGACGCAAGGGCGGCGAGGTCGAGTTCATCCCGCCGGACGAGGTCGACTACATGGACGTCTCGCCGCGCCAGATGGTGTCGGTCGCGACCGCCATGATCCCGTTCCTGGAGCACGACGACGCGAACCGCGCGCTCATGGGCTCCAACATGCAGCGCCAGTCCGTGCCGCTGCTGCGTTCGGAGTCGCCGCTGGTCGGCACCGGCATGGAGGCCCGCGCGGCCAAGGACGCCGGCGACGTCGTCGTCTGCCAGCAGGCCGGTGTGGTCGAGGACCTGTCCGCCGACTACATCACCGTCATGCATGACGACGGCACCCGGCGCACCTACCGGCTGGCCAAGTTCCGCCGCTCCAACCAGGGCACCTGCATCAACCAGAAGCCGATCGTCGACGAGGGTGCCCGCGTCGAGGCCGGCCAGGTGATCGCGGACGGCCCGTGCACCGACAACGGCGAGATGGCGCTCGGCAAGAACCTGCTGGTCGCCTTCATGCCGTGGGAGGGGCACAACTACGAGGACGCGATCATCCTCTCCCAGCGGCTGGTCCAGGACGACGTCCTCTCCTCGATCCACATCGAGGAGCACGAGGTCGACGCCCGGGACACCAAGCTGGGCCCGGAGGAGATCACCCGCGACATCCCGAACGTCGCCGAGGAGGTCCTCGCGGACCTCGACGAGCGCGGCATCATCCGGATCGGCGCCGAGGTGAACCCCGGCGACGTCCTGGTCGGCAAGGTCACGCCCAAGGGCGAGACCGAGCTGACCCCGGAGGAGCGGCTGCTGCGCGCGATCTTCGGTGAGAAGGCCCGGGAGGTCCGGGACACCTCGCTGAAGGTGCCGCACGGCGAGTCCGGCAAGGTCATCGGCGTCCGGGTGTTCTCCCGCGAGGACGGCGACGAGCTCCCGCCCGGCGTGAACGAGCTGGTCCGGGTCTACGTCGCCCAGAAGCGCAAGATCACCGATGGTGACAAGCTCGCCGGCCGTCACGGCAACAAGGGCGTCATCGCGAAGATCATGCCGCAGGAGGACATGCCGTTCCTCGAGGACGGCACCCCGGTCGACGTCGTGCTGAACCCGCACGGTGTGCCGCGGCGTATGAACATCGGCCAGATCCTGGAGACCCACCTCGGGTGGGTCGCCAAGACCGGCTGGCAGGTGGACTCGGGTGACGAGGAGTGGAAGGAGCGGCTCCGTTCGATCGGGGTCGACTCGGCCGCGCCGGGCACCAACGTCGCCACCCCGGTGTTCGACGGTGCTCGCGAGGAGGAGATCACCGGCCTGCTCGACGCCACCCTGCCCAACCGGGACGGCGTCCAGCTGATCGGGTCGTCGGGCAAGGCCAAGCTGTTCGACGGCCGCACCGGCGAGCAGTACCCGTACCCGGTCGCGGTCGGCTACATCTACATCCTCAAGCTGCTGCACCTCGTCGACGACAAGATCCACGCTCGCTCGACCGGCCCCTACTCGATGATCACTCAGCAGCCGCTGGGTGGTAAGGCGCAGTTCGGTGGCCAGCGGTTCGGCGAGATGGAGGTGTGGGCGCTGGAGGCGTATGGCGCCGCCTACGCCCTGCAGGAGCTACTGACGATCAAGTCCGACGACGTGCACGGTCGCGTCAAGGTCTACGAGGCGATCGTCAAGGGCGAGAACATCCCGGAGCCCGGTATCCCCGAGTCCTTCAAGGTGCTCATCAAGGAAATGCAGTCGCTGTGCCTGAACGTCGAGGTGCTCTCCAGCGACGGCGTCCAGATCGAGATGCGCGACACCGACGAGGATGTGTTCCGGGCGGCGGAGGAGCTTGGGATCGACCTGTCCCGGCGGGAGCCGAGCAGCGTCGAAGAGGTGTGA
- a CDS encoding GH25 family lysozyme encodes MAITALALSTTATAAASPNPAWPKGVDVSSWQHQNGATIDWNAVKAAGNQFAVIKATEGTTYTNPQFASDKAGAQAAGLTIGAYHYARPALPISTAVDQANYFLAAAGNTNTIGQLAPVLDLETTGGLSPSDLTKWTQTFLRTVEGQTGRTPILYTFRSFWTDKIANTQAFAKYPLWFAIYNNNADPGPLPGGWPNWLIWQYDSGGAVNGINGRVDVNAFCCSAADLSASANGTVDQIAARYAAEPLLHISLGAPTRGEGPAGGGRWQPYANGLMFWSTETGTRALYGPIAQKYVASGGSNGSLGRPLEDISWTTAPDGLSAVFEGGRIYWHPALGAFIVHGEILKKYLADGGSGSWLGLPVSDEYDVPGGRESAFQHGKLTWSSTTNQVAESHDTAPAVGAVAAAVAP; translated from the coding sequence ATGGCCATCACGGCGCTCGCCCTCTCGACGACCGCGACCGCGGCCGCCTCGCCGAACCCCGCCTGGCCCAAGGGCGTTGACGTCTCGTCGTGGCAGCACCAGAACGGGGCGACGATCGACTGGAACGCCGTCAAGGCCGCCGGCAACCAGTTCGCGGTGATCAAGGCGACCGAGGGGACGACCTACACCAACCCGCAGTTCGCCTCGGACAAGGCCGGCGCCCAGGCCGCCGGGCTGACCATCGGTGCCTACCACTACGCCCGGCCCGCCCTGCCGATCTCGACCGCCGTCGACCAGGCGAACTACTTCCTGGCCGCGGCCGGCAACACGAACACGATCGGGCAGCTGGCTCCGGTCCTGGATCTGGAGACGACCGGCGGACTCAGCCCCTCCGACCTGACGAAGTGGACCCAGACGTTCCTGCGCACGGTCGAAGGCCAGACCGGGCGGACGCCGATCCTCTATACCTTCCGGTCCTTCTGGACCGACAAGATCGCCAATACGCAGGCATTCGCGAAGTACCCCCTCTGGTTCGCGATCTACAACAACAACGCCGATCCGGGCCCGTTGCCCGGTGGCTGGCCGAACTGGCTGATCTGGCAGTACGACTCGGGCGGCGCGGTAAACGGCATCAACGGTCGGGTCGACGTCAACGCGTTCTGCTGCAGTGCGGCCGACCTGAGCGCCAGCGCGAACGGAACCGTCGACCAGATCGCCGCCCGGTACGCGGCCGAGCCACTGCTGCACATCTCGCTGGGCGCCCCGACCCGGGGTGAGGGCCCCGCGGGCGGCGGTCGCTGGCAGCCGTACGCCAACGGGCTGATGTTCTGGTCGACCGAGACCGGGACCCGGGCGCTGTACGGGCCGATCGCGCAGAAGTACGTGGCGTCGGGCGGCAGCAATGGCTCGCTGGGCCGGCCGCTCGAGGACATCTCGTGGACCACCGCGCCCGACGGGCTGTCGGCCGTGTTCGAGGGCGGCCGGATCTACTGGCATCCCGCGCTCGGCGCTTTCATCGTTCACGGCGAGATCCTGAAGAAGTATCTGGCCGACGGCGGCTCCGGTTCCTGGCTCGGCCTGCCGGTCAGCGACGAGTACGACGTCCCCGGTGGCCGCGAGAGCGCGTTCCAGCACGGCAAGCTCACCTGGAGCTCCACCACCAACCAGGTCGCCGAGTCGCACGACACCGCTCCCGCGGTCGGCGCGGTGGCGGCCGCCGTGGCTCCCTGA
- a CDS encoding pyridoxal phosphate-dependent aminotransferase has translation MSRISRRIGGIAPSATLAVDATAKALKAAGRDVIGFGAGEPDFPTPDHIVAAAEKACRDPRMHRYTPAGGLPELKEAVAEKTRRDSGLVVDPSQVLITNGGKQAVYESFATLLDPGDEVLLPAPYWTTYPEAIRLAGGVPVDVVTGPEQGYRVTVEQLEAARTPRTKVLLFCSPSNPTGAVHSPEEVRAIGRWAAGAGLWVITDEIYEHLVYGDARFSSMPVEVPELADRCVVLNGVAKTYAMTGWRVGWLIGPADVVKAASNLQSHLSSNVANVSQAAALAAVSGPLDAVAQMREAFDRRRRTMHQLLSDIPGVECPLPEGAFYAYPSLRDVVGRTIRGKTPANSGELCQVILEEVGVAIVPGEAFGTPGYARLSYALGDGDLAEGVRRIGALLGEAS, from the coding sequence ATGAGCCGGATCTCGCGCCGCATCGGCGGCATCGCCCCCTCTGCCACCCTGGCCGTCGACGCCACCGCCAAGGCCCTGAAGGCCGCCGGTCGCGACGTCATCGGGTTCGGCGCGGGCGAGCCGGACTTCCCGACTCCCGATCACATCGTGGCGGCGGCCGAGAAGGCCTGCCGAGACCCCAGAATGCACCGCTACACCCCGGCCGGCGGCCTGCCCGAGCTCAAGGAGGCCGTCGCCGAGAAGACCCGGCGCGACTCCGGCCTGGTCGTCGACCCGAGCCAGGTGCTGATCACCAACGGCGGCAAGCAGGCCGTGTACGAGTCGTTCGCCACGCTGCTCGACCCCGGCGACGAGGTGCTGCTGCCCGCGCCCTACTGGACGACCTACCCGGAGGCGATCCGGCTGGCCGGCGGTGTGCCGGTCGACGTCGTCACCGGTCCCGAGCAGGGCTACCGGGTGACCGTCGAGCAGCTGGAGGCGGCCCGCACCCCGCGGACGAAGGTCCTGCTGTTCTGCTCGCCGTCGAACCCGACCGGCGCGGTGCACAGCCCCGAGGAGGTCCGCGCGATCGGCCGGTGGGCCGCCGGCGCCGGCCTGTGGGTCATCACCGACGAGATCTACGAGCACCTGGTCTACGGCGACGCGCGCTTCAGCTCGATGCCCGTCGAGGTGCCCGAGCTCGCGGACCGCTGCGTCGTGCTCAACGGCGTCGCCAAGACGTACGCGATGACCGGCTGGCGAGTCGGCTGGCTGATCGGCCCGGCGGACGTGGTGAAGGCCGCGTCGAACCTGCAGTCACACCTGTCGTCGAACGTCGCGAACGTCTCCCAGGCGGCCGCGCTGGCGGCGGTCTCCGGCCCGCTGGACGCGGTCGCGCAGATGCGTGAGGCGTTCGACCGGCGCCGGCGCACCATGCACCAGTTGCTCAGCGACATCCCCGGCGTGGAGTGCCCACTGCCTGAGGGCGCCTTCTACGCGTACCCGTCGCTGCGCGACGTGGTGGGCCGGACGATTCGCGGCAAGACTCCGGCGAACTCGGGTGAGCTGTGCCAGGTGATCCTGGAGGAGGTCGGAGTCGCGATCGTGCCTGGTGAGGCATTCGGGACACCCGGGTATGCCCGCCTGTCCTACGCGCTCGGCGACGGCGACCTGGCCGAGGGCGTGCGCCGCATCGGCGCGCTGCTCGGGGAAGCGTCCTGA
- the rplA gene encoding 50S ribosomal protein L1 produces MKRSKAYRAAAEKVDADKLYSPLEAVGLARETSATKFDATVEVAFRLGVDARKADQMVRGTVNLPHGTGKSPRVAVFAAGEKAAEAQAAGADIVGSDDLVARIQEGFLDFDAAVATPDQMAKVGRIARILGPRGLMPNPKTGTVTLDVTKVVKEIKGGKINFKIDKQNNLHIVIGKTNFSAQQLVENYSTALDEIVRVKPSAAKGRYLKKITITTTMGPGIQVDPNRVRNLLEDATN; encoded by the coding sequence ATGAAGCGCAGCAAGGCTTACCGCGCCGCGGCCGAGAAGGTCGACGCGGACAAGCTGTACTCCCCGCTGGAGGCCGTGGGCCTCGCGCGGGAGACGTCGGCCACCAAGTTCGACGCCACCGTCGAGGTCGCCTTCCGGCTCGGCGTCGACGCCCGCAAGGCCGACCAGATGGTCCGTGGCACCGTGAACCTGCCGCACGGCACCGGCAAGTCGCCGCGGGTCGCCGTCTTCGCCGCCGGTGAGAAGGCCGCCGAGGCGCAGGCCGCCGGCGCCGACATCGTCGGCAGTGACGACCTGGTCGCGCGCATCCAGGAGGGCTTCCTGGACTTCGACGCCGCCGTCGCGACCCCGGACCAGATGGCCAAGGTCGGTCGCATCGCCCGTATCCTCGGCCCGCGCGGCCTGATGCCCAACCCCAAGACGGGCACCGTGACCCTCGACGTCACCAAGGTCGTCAAGGAGATCAAGGGCGGTAAGATCAACTTCAAGATTGACAAGCAGAACAACCTGCACATCGTCATCGGGAAGACGAACTTCTCCGCGCAGCAGCTGGTCGAGAACTACAGCACCGCGCTGGACGAGATCGTCCGGGTCAAGCCGTCCGCGGCCAAGGGCCGCTACCTGAAGAAGATCACCATCACGACCACGATGGGCCCCGGCATCCAGGTCGACCCGAACCGCGTGCGCAACCTCCTCGAGGACGCCACGAACTGA
- the rpmG gene encoding 50S ribosomal protein L33 has translation MAATDVRPKITLACQVCKHRNYITRKNRRNDPDRLELKKFCPNCRQHTDHRETR, from the coding sequence GTGGCCGCCACCGACGTTCGTCCGAAGATCACTCTGGCGTGTCAGGTGTGCAAGCACCGTAACTACATCACGCGCAAGAACCGTCGCAATGACCCGGACCGTCTCGAGCTGAAGAAGTTCTGCCCGAACTGCCGGCAGCACACGGACCACCGCGAGACCCGGTAA
- the nusG gene encoding transcription termination/antitermination protein NusG translates to MSQSPEQPASEQGEAVERLDPLAAFENDEVASTDAGAELDGDGSSAAPADDLTAGSPAPAPAPSPAVADDEDDEDELRRALEAAPGDWYVIHSYAGYENKVKTNLETRISSLNMEDYIFQIEVPLEEVPVVKNGKRQMVTQKKYPGYIYVRMDLTDQSWSAVRNTPGVTGFVGLTNKPSPLRREEVFSILVPPAKKEKKVETVKVQEFDVGESVTVMDGPFATLPATISEINVDAQRLKVLVSIFGRETPVELQFNQVAKI, encoded by the coding sequence GTGTCCCAGTCTCCCGAGCAGCCCGCCTCCGAGCAGGGGGAGGCTGTCGAACGCCTTGACCCGCTCGCGGCGTTCGAGAACGACGAGGTGGCGAGCACGGACGCCGGTGCCGAGCTGGATGGGGATGGCTCGTCCGCCGCGCCGGCCGACGACCTGACCGCCGGCTCCCCCGCCCCCGCCCCCGCCCCCAGCCCAGCCGTGGCCGACGACGAGGACGACGAGGACGAGCTGCGCCGCGCGCTCGAGGCGGCGCCCGGCGACTGGTATGTGATCCACTCCTACGCCGGCTACGAGAACAAGGTCAAGACGAACCTCGAGACCCGGATCTCCAGCCTCAACATGGAGGACTACATCTTCCAGATCGAGGTGCCGCTCGAGGAGGTGCCGGTCGTCAAGAACGGCAAGCGCCAGATGGTGACCCAGAAGAAGTACCCGGGCTACATCTACGTGCGGATGGACCTGACCGACCAGTCCTGGTCCGCGGTCCGCAACACCCCCGGCGTGACCGGCTTCGTCGGCCTGACCAACAAGCCCTCCCCGCTGCGCCGTGAGGAGGTCTTCTCCATCCTCGTCCCGCCGGCGAAGAAGGAGAAGAAGGTCGAGACCGTCAAGGTGCAGGAGTTCGACGTCGGCGAGTCCGTCACCGTGATGGACGGTCCGTTCGCCACCCTGCCGGCCACGATCAGCGAGATCAACGTCGATGCCCAGCGGCTCAAGGTGCTGGTCTCCATCTTCGGCCGCGAGACTCCGGTCGAGCTGCAGTTCAACCAGGTCGCGAAGATCTGA
- the secE gene encoding preprotein translocase subunit SecE yields MATDTRDAAPRAKQPARAGGRRRMTPLRFYREVVAELRKVIYPGRTELVTYVVVVLVFVSVMTAIVASLDFGLTKLVLQIFG; encoded by the coding sequence GTGGCGACCGACACCCGTGACGCGGCACCGCGGGCCAAGCAGCCCGCGCGCGCTGGCGGCCGGCGTCGTATGACACCGCTGCGGTTCTACCGCGAGGTCGTGGCGGAGCTGCGGAAGGTCATCTACCCGGGCCGGACGGAGCTGGTCACCTATGTGGTGGTCGTGCTCGTCTTCGTGTCGGTGATGACCGCGATCGTGGCCTCCCTCGACTTCGGCCTCACGAAGTTGGTGCTCCAGATCTTCGGCTGA
- a CDS encoding TIGR01458 family HAD-type hydrolase yields MGCRAVFLDIDGVLTISWRALPGAAQAVRQLRDAGLAVAFLTNTTSRTKAAIGAALRSAGIEARDDEIITAATIGAAYLRRHHPGARVRLLNSGDITADLPDVRWAAPDEQPDVVVLGGAGPEYSHAALTQVLRDVLAGATLVALARNFYWATSEGMALDTGAYLAGLEQAAGTRAEVVGKPAPAFFSAALDLVGVTAGEALMVGDDLTSDVLGAQAIGLTGVLVRTGKFRADALTAAGGTPDHVVDSIADLPALLAAVGSER; encoded by the coding sequence ATGGGTTGTCGGGCGGTGTTCCTCGACATCGACGGGGTGCTGACCATCTCCTGGCGTGCGCTGCCGGGAGCGGCGCAGGCCGTGCGCCAGCTTCGGGACGCCGGCCTGGCCGTGGCGTTCCTGACGAACACGACGTCGCGAACCAAGGCGGCGATCGGCGCCGCCCTCCGGTCCGCGGGCATCGAGGCGCGGGACGACGAGATCATCACAGCGGCCACGATCGGCGCCGCCTACCTGCGTAGGCACCATCCGGGCGCCCGCGTGCGGCTGCTCAACAGCGGCGACATCACGGCTGACCTTCCCGACGTCCGGTGGGCCGCTCCGGACGAGCAGCCGGACGTGGTCGTCCTGGGTGGGGCTGGGCCGGAGTACAGCCACGCGGCGCTCACCCAGGTGCTGCGCGACGTGCTCGCCGGGGCCACGCTCGTCGCCCTGGCCCGCAACTTCTACTGGGCGACCAGCGAGGGGATGGCACTGGATACCGGTGCCTACCTGGCCGGTCTCGAGCAGGCGGCCGGCACGCGGGCCGAGGTGGTCGGCAAGCCGGCACCCGCGTTCTTCTCGGCCGCGCTCGACCTCGTCGGCGTCACTGCCGGCGAGGCGTTGATGGTCGGCGATGACCTGACCAGCGACGTGCTCGGCGCGCAGGCCATCGGCCTGACCGGAGTCCTGGTCCGCACCGGCAAGTTCCGCGCGGATGCTCTGACCGCCGCCGGCGGAACCCCGGACCACGTCGTCGACTCGATTGCCGATCTTCCGGCCCTGCTCGCCGCTGTCGGGTCCGAGCGGTGA
- the rplK gene encoding 50S ribosomal protein L11, whose product MPPKKKKITAVIKLQINAGKATPAPPVGPALGQHGVNIMEFVKQYNAATESQVGNVVPVEITVYDDRSFTFITKTPPAARLILKAAGVDKGSAAPHRDKVAKLSAAQLREIATMKMPDLNAVSIEAAENIIAGTARSMGITVEK is encoded by the coding sequence ATGCCTCCCAAGAAGAAGAAGATCACTGCGGTGATCAAGCTCCAGATCAACGCCGGCAAGGCGACCCCGGCGCCCCCGGTGGGCCCGGCGCTCGGCCAGCACGGCGTCAACATCATGGAGTTCGTCAAGCAGTACAACGCCGCCACCGAGTCGCAGGTCGGCAACGTGGTGCCAGTGGAGATCACGGTCTACGACGACCGGTCCTTCACCTTCATCACGAAGACCCCGCCGGCCGCGCGCCTGATCCTCAAGGCCGCCGGTGTCGACAAGGGCAGCGCCGCGCCGCACCGCGACAAGGTCGCGAAGCTGTCGGCCGCGCAGTTGCGCGAGATCGCCACGATGAAGATGCCCGACCTCAACGCCGTCTCGATCGAGGCCGCCGAGAACATCATCGCCGGCACCGCCCGGTCGATGGGCATCACCGTCGAGAAGTAG